A genomic segment from Dechloromonas denitrificans encodes:
- a CDS encoding MATE family efflux transporter encodes MFLVAARGLLAHAFPILIAQLSSIGMMVVDTVVLGHVSPIDLAAVAIGGGIYISLVFALVGILQAVAPVVAHLHGAKRDGEVAAVLQQGFWLALLLAVPGVLFLLHPGGALAMAEMDPAVDLKVRQYLALLAWGLPAALCYRTFYAFCNALGKPRVLMGIGLYSLVLHALLAWGLAQQGWFGEPLGVAGCALSNVLIAWLACLCGAAYLHFGPLGVRYRPFADWQKPRLAAWRELLHLGVPMGLSNLVEITAFTLVSLFVAAQGATVVAGHRIIANLSALTYMLPLSLAIATMATVGQAVGARNWALAHQVTRVGMILGAVFSLLVSILLWLTIEPLLAVYTDDDAVRAVARGLIVFLAVYQIFDAIQTIAGHVLRAYRVTFVPMLVQTFCFWGVGLLGGNWLCYYGPRPMGVAGFWLASVLSLVVAAGLLLPLMKKAMEAAGRSP; translated from the coding sequence ATGTTTTTAGTCGCTGCACGCGGGCTGCTAGCCCATGCTTTTCCTATCCTGATTGCCCAGTTGTCTTCCATTGGCATGATGGTGGTCGATACGGTGGTGCTGGGTCATGTCAGTCCGATCGACCTGGCCGCTGTCGCAATCGGCGGGGGAATTTATATTTCACTCGTTTTTGCCCTGGTCGGTATCCTGCAGGCCGTTGCGCCGGTCGTCGCACATCTGCATGGTGCAAAGCGGGATGGCGAAGTGGCTGCCGTGCTGCAGCAAGGGTTTTGGCTAGCCTTGTTGCTGGCGGTGCCCGGCGTACTTTTCCTTCTTCATCCGGGCGGTGCTCTGGCCATGGCGGAAATGGATCCCGCGGTCGACCTCAAGGTTCGGCAATATTTGGCATTGCTGGCCTGGGGCTTGCCGGCCGCGCTTTGCTATCGAACGTTCTACGCTTTTTGCAATGCACTGGGGAAACCGCGAGTCCTGATGGGGATCGGTTTGTACAGCCTGGTCTTGCACGCCTTGCTGGCTTGGGGGCTTGCGCAGCAAGGGTGGTTTGGCGAGCCGCTCGGAGTGGCGGGTTGTGCCTTGTCGAACGTGCTGATTGCCTGGTTGGCATGCCTGTGCGGTGCCGCCTATCTTCACTTCGGCCCTCTGGGGGTGCGTTACCGGCCCTTCGCCGATTGGCAGAAACCGCGTCTGGCAGCTTGGCGCGAGTTATTGCACCTTGGCGTTCCAATGGGGTTGTCCAATCTGGTTGAAATTACGGCATTTACGCTGGTCAGTCTCTTTGTCGCGGCGCAGGGCGCAACGGTTGTCGCCGGCCACCGAATCATTGCCAATCTTTCAGCGCTGACTTATATGCTGCCGCTTTCGCTGGCGATTGCAACAATGGCGACGGTAGGCCAGGCGGTCGGGGCGCGCAACTGGGCTTTGGCGCATCAGGTGACTCGGGTCGGCATGATCCTGGGGGCGGTCTTTTCGCTGCTGGTCAGCATTCTGTTGTGGCTGACCATCGAACCCTTGCTGGCCGTCTATACGGACGATGACGCTGTGCGTGCCGTGGCGCGCGGCCTGATCGTCTTTCTCGCGGTCTACCAGATTTTTGATGCCATTCAGACGATTGCCGGGCATGTTTTGCGAGCTTACCGGGTGACCTTCGTCCCGATGTTGGTCCAGACCTTCTGCTTTTGGGGCGTCGGCCTGCTGGGCGGCAACTGGCTGTGCTATTACGGACCTCGGCCGATGGGTGTGGCCGGTTTCTGGCTGGCATCGGTGCTGAGCCTTGTCGTTGCCGCCGGCTTGCTTTTGCCGTTGATGAAAAAGGCCATGGAAGCTGCAGGGAGGTCTCCGTAA
- the paaK gene encoding phenylacetate--CoA ligase PaaK — translation MKSKNGLHGIETASRDEISALQVERLRWTLNHAYNNVSHYKAKFDAAGIHPDDFHTLDDLAKFPFTTKQDLRDNYPYGMFAVPREEVVRIHASSGTTGKPTVVGYTQKDIDTWADLIARSIHASGGRKGDIVHVAYGYGLFTGGLGAHYGAEKLGCTVIPMSGGQTEKQVQLICDFKPAIIMVTPSYMLNIADEFRRQGIDPRSTALRIGIHGAEPWTDAMRSEIEKIFGIDAIDIYGLSEVIGPGVANECIESKDGPVIWEDHFYPEIIDPLSGEVLPEGSQGELVFTSLTKEAMPVVRYRTRDLTRLLAPSARSMRRIGKITGRSDDMLIIRGVNVFPSQIEELILRQPKLSPHYVLEVSRDGHLDSMKVNVELKPEFEFTSAAEKEFVAHDLQHHIKSYIGISARIDIIESGGIERSIGKAKRVIDKRPK, via the coding sequence ATGAAATCAAAAAATGGATTGCATGGCATAGAAACAGCCAGTCGCGACGAAATAAGCGCACTTCAGGTCGAACGTCTGCGCTGGACACTGAATCACGCCTACAACAATGTCAGTCATTACAAGGCGAAGTTTGACGCCGCCGGAATCCACCCGGATGACTTCCACACACTGGATGATCTGGCCAAATTTCCATTCACCACCAAGCAGGACTTGCGCGACAACTACCCCTACGGGATGTTTGCCGTGCCGCGCGAAGAAGTTGTCCGCATTCACGCCTCAAGTGGCACAACCGGCAAGCCGACCGTCGTCGGTTACACGCAAAAGGACATCGATACCTGGGCCGACCTGATTGCCCGTTCGATTCACGCATCCGGCGGACGCAAAGGTGACATTGTCCACGTGGCCTACGGCTACGGATTATTTACCGGCGGCCTGGGCGCGCATTACGGTGCCGAAAAACTCGGCTGCACCGTAATTCCGATGTCTGGCGGCCAAACCGAGAAGCAAGTTCAACTGATCTGCGACTTCAAGCCGGCGATCATCATGGTCACCCCATCGTACATGCTCAATATCGCTGACGAATTCCGCCGCCAAGGCATTGATCCTCGCAGCACAGCCTTGCGCATCGGCATTCATGGCGCAGAACCCTGGACGGATGCCATGCGCAGCGAAATCGAAAAAATCTTCGGCATCGACGCCATCGACATCTACGGGCTGTCCGAAGTTATCGGTCCCGGCGTGGCCAACGAGTGTATTGAGTCCAAGGATGGCCCGGTGATCTGGGAAGATCACTTTTACCCGGAGATCATCGACCCGCTGAGCGGCGAGGTTCTTCCCGAAGGCAGCCAGGGCGAGCTGGTTTTTACGTCGCTCACCAAGGAAGCCATGCCGGTCGTCCGCTACCGCACGCGCGACCTGACACGCCTGCTTGCGCCAAGCGCCCGGAGCATGCGCCGGATCGGCAAGATCACCGGCCGTTCGGACGACATGCTGATCATCCGCGGGGTCAATGTCTTCCCCTCCCAGATCGAGGAACTGATCCTCCGGCAGCCGAAGCTGTCGCCACATTACGTCCTGGAAGTCAGCCGTGACGGGCACCTGGATTCGATGAAGGTCAATGTCGAACTGAAGCCCGAGTTCGAATTTACCAGCGCAGCCGAAAAGGAGTTTGTGGCGCACGACCTGCAGCACCATATCAAATCCTATATCGGCATTTCTGCCCGGATCGACATCATCGAATCCGGCGGCATCGAGCGATCGATCGGCAAGGCAAAGCGGGTAATCGACAAACGCCCAAAGTAA
- a CDS encoding fumarylacetoacetate hydrolase family protein, which produces MSYVFPPAANSSLPVAGTEQRFPVRRVFCVGRNYAEHAREMGAADQAEGLEPPFFFMKPGDAVVSGEGEVAVNYPPLTSNLHHEIELVVALGSGGANVTVDAAKAMIFGYAVGLDLTRRDLQARAKEKGHPWDMGKGFDQSAVSGVVQPAAQIGHPAAGRIWLSVNGQIRQEGDLDQMMWKVADVIANLSTFVRLEAGDLIYTGTPAGVGPIVPGDRLEAGVDGVAGLRVRIV; this is translated from the coding sequence ATGAGCTACGTTTTTCCGCCGGCAGCCAATTCGTCACTGCCCGTTGCCGGTACTGAGCAGCGCTTTCCCGTGCGCCGCGTGTTTTGCGTCGGGCGAAATTATGCGGAACACGCACGCGAGATGGGGGCTGCCGATCAGGCTGAAGGATTGGAGCCGCCGTTCTTTTTCATGAAGCCGGGCGATGCTGTGGTTAGCGGCGAGGGTGAGGTCGCAGTGAACTACCCGCCTTTGACGAGCAATCTGCACCACGAAATTGAACTGGTTGTGGCCTTGGGCAGTGGCGGGGCGAATGTCACGGTCGACGCCGCAAAAGCGATGATTTTCGGTTATGCCGTGGGGCTTGATCTGACGCGCCGGGATCTTCAGGCGCGGGCCAAGGAAAAGGGACATCCCTGGGATATGGGGAAAGGCTTCGACCAATCCGCCGTTTCCGGTGTCGTGCAGCCAGCGGCGCAGATCGGCCATCCCGCTGCCGGCCGGATCTGGCTCTCGGTCAATGGGCAGATTCGTCAGGAGGGAGATCTCGACCAGATGATGTGGAAAGTCGCCGATGTGATCGCCAATCTGTCGACTTTTGTGCGGCTTGAAGCGGGTGACCTGATTTATACCGGCACGCCGGCAGGTGTCGGCCCGATCGTTCCCGGTGACCGGCTTGAGGCCGGGGTGGATGGCGTGGCTGGCTTGCGGGTTCGTATCGTTTGA
- a CDS encoding Nif3-like dinuclear metal center hexameric protein, with product MKREELVKYLDGLLEPGKFRDYCPNGLQVEGRDDVVRIVAGVTASQALLDAAVASQADAVLVHHGYFWKGEDGRVVGMRKQRLGTLLQHEMSLIAYHLPLDAHPVLGNNAQLAKMFNWQPEGHFGEQDIAWFGRVGESSLLGDLALQIEKTLQRVPLVIGDAARPVKRIAWCSGGAQGYFEQAIAQGADLYVSGEISEQTVHLARESGVAYIAAGHHATERYGVKALAEHLAEQFGVACEFIDVANPV from the coding sequence ATGAAACGTGAAGAACTGGTGAAGTATCTGGATGGGCTGCTTGAGCCCGGAAAGTTCAGGGATTATTGCCCAAATGGCCTGCAAGTGGAAGGACGCGACGATGTCGTCCGCATCGTTGCCGGGGTGACCGCCAGCCAGGCATTGCTCGATGCAGCAGTGGCCAGCCAGGCTGATGCGGTCCTGGTGCACCACGGCTATTTCTGGAAAGGTGAAGATGGCCGGGTGGTCGGGATGCGCAAGCAGCGCCTCGGGACTTTGCTGCAGCATGAGATGAGCCTGATTGCCTACCACTTGCCGCTCGATGCGCATCCGGTTCTAGGGAATAACGCGCAGTTGGCCAAGATGTTCAACTGGCAGCCGGAAGGGCATTTTGGCGAGCAGGATATTGCCTGGTTCGGCCGGGTGGGCGAAAGCTCCTTGCTGGGTGATCTTGCGCTGCAAATCGAGAAAACGTTGCAGCGAGTCCCGCTGGTGATCGGGGATGCCGCACGTCCGGTCAAGCGCATTGCCTGGTGTTCCGGTGGTGCCCAGGGGTATTTCGAGCAGGCGATTGCGCAAGGTGCCGATCTCTATGTTTCTGGTGAGATCTCCGAGCAGACAGTCCATCTGGCGCGCGAAAGCGGTGTGGCGTATATCGCGGCTGGTCACCACGCAACTGAACGTTATGGCGTCAAAGCGCTGGCTGAACATCTGGCGGAACAGTTCGGGGTAGCCTGCGAGTTTATCGATGTGGCCAACCCCGTTTGA
- a CDS encoding Do family serine endopeptidase, which yields MQRLWLIFAQTVTIAVAILFVVTTLKPEWIGQRPAVVALQEAPLSGDGEGRAPGSYRDASRAALPSVVHIYTTQEIKQQRHPLFEDPIFRHFFGDRPEGQAQRNSGLGSGVIVSANGYILTNYHVIEAADDIQVSLNDGHTYKARVVGSDPESDLAILQIKADKLPAITFGQMDSLRVGDVVLAIGNPFGVGQTVTMGIVSALGRSHLGINTFENFIQTDAAINPGNSGGALVDVNGNLVGINTAIYSRTGGSHGIGFAIPVSSAKSIMEQIIQNGTVTRGWIGVEAQEITAELAESFGLPDTEGALIAGVVRGSPADSAGIRPGDVLLAVSGKAVKDPQVMLDLIAALKPDERSSFRLRRDKTIVELPVKIGKRPPMRLEKE from the coding sequence ATGCAGAGGTTGTGGCTGATTTTTGCACAAACGGTAACCATCGCGGTTGCCATTCTATTTGTCGTGACCACGCTCAAACCAGAGTGGATCGGACAACGCCCGGCCGTGGTTGCCCTTCAGGAAGCGCCGCTGTCCGGTGATGGAGAAGGCCGCGCCCCTGGGTCTTACCGCGACGCCTCGCGTGCCGCACTACCATCTGTTGTGCACATTTACACAACGCAGGAAATCAAGCAGCAACGCCATCCGCTGTTCGAGGACCCCATTTTCCGTCACTTCTTCGGCGACCGCCCGGAAGGACAGGCACAGCGCAACTCCGGCCTTGGCTCGGGGGTGATTGTCAGCGCCAACGGCTACATCCTGACCAACTACCACGTGATCGAAGCGGCTGACGATATTCAGGTTTCGCTCAATGACGGCCATACCTACAAGGCCCGGGTCGTCGGCAGCGACCCCGAATCCGATCTGGCCATCCTCCAGATCAAGGCCGACAAATTACCCGCCATCACCTTTGGCCAGATGGATAGCCTGCGCGTCGGCGATGTCGTGCTGGCCATCGGCAACCCGTTTGGCGTCGGTCAGACCGTCACCATGGGTATTGTGTCGGCACTGGGCCGCTCGCACCTGGGGATCAACACCTTCGAGAACTTCATCCAGACGGATGCGGCGATCAACCCCGGCAACTCCGGCGGAGCGCTGGTCGACGTCAATGGCAATCTGGTTGGCATCAATACGGCGATTTATTCACGCACCGGCGGCTCGCATGGCATCGGTTTCGCCATCCCGGTTTCCAGCGCCAAAAGCATCATGGAACAAATTATCCAGAACGGCACGGTAACGCGCGGCTGGATTGGTGTCGAAGCACAGGAAATCACGGCCGAACTGGCTGAATCATTCGGACTGCCGGACACCGAAGGCGCCCTGATTGCCGGCGTCGTCCGGGGCAGCCCGGCCGACAGCGCCGGCATCCGTCCGGGAGATGTGCTGCTTGCAGTCAGCGGCAAAGCCGTCAAGGACCCGCAAGTCATGCTGGACCTGATTGCGGCACTTAAGCCCGACGAACGCTCCAGCTTCCGCCTGCGTCGCGACAAGACCATTGTCGAACTGCCGGTAAAAATCGGCAAACGCCCGCCCATGCGGCTGGAAAAGGAATAA
- a CDS encoding class II glutamine amidotransferase has product MCQLLGMNCNVPTDICFSFTGFQARGGATDVHSDGWGIAFFEGKGTRIFLDPQPSCSSPIAELVRAYPIRSKNVIAHIRKATQGSIGLENTHPFMRELWGRYWIFAHNGNLIDFNPVLDGSFMPVGLTDSERAFCWLLQQLRQQFGSCAPEHSLLFNALQKLTVEIARHGEFNFLLSQGDSLFAHASTKLNYIVRQAPFAQAHLNDQDVTVDFNAVTNPEDRVAVIATQPLTDNECWQNMPAGTLWWFDEGLPVQTLATLPGPEKKR; this is encoded by the coding sequence ATGTGCCAGCTGCTCGGAATGAACTGCAATGTCCCGACCGATATCTGTTTTTCGTTTACCGGCTTTCAGGCACGCGGGGGAGCGACGGATGTGCACTCGGATGGCTGGGGAATTGCATTTTTCGAAGGCAAGGGCACGCGGATTTTTCTCGATCCACAACCGTCGTGCAGCTCGCCGATTGCCGAACTGGTTCGCGCCTACCCGATCCGTTCCAAGAATGTCATTGCGCATATCCGCAAGGCAACGCAAGGATCGATTGGTCTGGAGAACACCCATCCATTCATGCGCGAACTTTGGGGTCGCTACTGGATCTTCGCCCACAATGGCAACCTGATCGACTTCAACCCAGTGCTCGACGGCAGCTTCATGCCCGTCGGCCTGACCGACAGCGAGCGCGCCTTCTGCTGGCTGCTCCAGCAATTGCGCCAGCAGTTTGGCAGTTGCGCCCCTGAGCACAGCCTGCTTTTTAACGCCCTCCAGAAGTTGACCGTGGAAATCGCCCGTCATGGCGAATTCAATTTCCTGCTCTCGCAAGGTGACAGCCTGTTCGCCCACGCTTCAACCAAGCTGAATTACATCGTCCGCCAGGCACCATTTGCCCAGGCACACCTCAACGATCAGGATGTCACGGTCGACTTCAACGCGGTGACCAATCCGGAAGACCGCGTCGCGGTGATCGCGACGCAGCCACTGACCGACAATGAATGCTGGCAGAACATGCCGGCAGGAACCTTGTGGTGGTTCGACGAGGGGCTTCCGGTGCAGACCCTGGCCACACTGCCCGGCCCGGAAAAGAAACGCTGA
- the tatC gene encoding twin-arginine translocase subunit TatC, translated as MNDAQENATAEESFISHLVELRDRLLRSLIAVAVMLGVLCFYPGPGEIYDMLAAPLTQALPEGTKMVAIGVITPFMVPLKVTAMVAFVLALPFILYQAWAFIAPGLYAHEKRLGVPLIISSTLLFVLGMSFCYFFVFGQVFHFISSFAPKSITPAPDIEAYLSFVMTMFLAFGLAFEVPVALVVLVKLGVVTVEKLKEWRSYFIVGAFVVAAVVTPPDVVSQLALAIPMCLLYELGILASRLVSGPAAVNAGQQEDLAGEMDKAEEAFRNLSGK; from the coding sequence ATGAACGACGCTCAAGAAAACGCAACGGCAGAAGAGTCGTTTATCTCGCACCTGGTGGAACTGCGCGATCGTCTGCTGCGCAGCCTGATTGCTGTTGCGGTCATGCTTGGCGTGCTCTGTTTCTACCCCGGTCCGGGAGAGATTTACGACATGCTGGCTGCGCCGCTGACGCAAGCCTTGCCCGAAGGTACGAAGATGGTGGCGATCGGTGTCATCACGCCCTTCATGGTGCCGCTCAAGGTCACGGCCATGGTGGCTTTTGTGCTTGCCTTGCCGTTCATCCTTTATCAAGCCTGGGCTTTCATTGCGCCGGGCCTCTACGCCCATGAAAAACGCCTGGGCGTACCGCTGATCATTTCCAGTACGCTGCTTTTCGTGCTCGGCATGTCTTTCTGTTATTTCTTTGTTTTCGGCCAGGTGTTTCATTTCATATCAAGTTTTGCGCCCAAGAGCATTACGCCGGCGCCGGATATCGAAGCCTACCTGTCTTTTGTGATGACCATGTTCCTGGCCTTTGGCCTGGCCTTTGAGGTGCCGGTTGCTTTGGTCGTGCTGGTCAAGTTGGGGGTTGTGACCGTCGAAAAGCTCAAGGAATGGCGCTCTTATTTCATCGTCGGTGCTTTTGTCGTGGCCGCCGTGGTAACGCCACCGGATGTCGTTTCGCAATTGGCGCTGGCGATTCCGATGTGCCTGCTCTACGAGCTTGGCATTCTTGCATCCCGTCTGGTTTCCGGGCCTGCTGCGGTCAACGCCGGGCAGCAGGAAGATTTGGCTGGCGAGATGGACAAGGCGGAAGAAGCGTTCCGCAATCTTTCCGGCAAGTAA
- the tatB gene encoding Sec-independent protein translocase protein TatB, with protein MFDIGFSELIVIAIVALVVIGPERLPKVARTLGHLLGRAQRYVNDVKSDINREIQLDELKKLQSQVTESARSLESSVRQEFDAARSVVETPVQSVAAEVESAASAVSSETPLLSETMNKPVA; from the coding sequence ATGTTCGATATCGGTTTTTCTGAACTCATCGTCATCGCGATCGTCGCGCTGGTTGTCATCGGCCCGGAGCGCTTGCCCAAAGTGGCCCGGACACTCGGCCATCTGCTTGGTCGCGCCCAGCGCTACGTCAATGATGTCAAATCGGACATCAATCGGGAGATTCAGCTTGATGAGCTGAAGAAACTGCAATCGCAGGTGACCGAGTCTGCCCGTTCGCTGGAAAGCTCCGTGCGGCAGGAGTTCGATGCGGCACGCAGTGTGGTTGAGACGCCGGTACAGTCTGTGGCGGCGGAAGTTGAATCTGCGGCTTCGGCGGTTTCGTCGGAGACGCCATTGCTGTCCGAAACAATGAATAAACCAGTGGCATGA
- the tatA gene encoding Sec-independent protein translocase subunit TatA produces MGSFSIWHWLIVLVIVMLVFGTKKLRNVGQDLGGAVKGFKDGMKEATASDKPAEEAKPAQQVSGQTIDVEVKEKTKS; encoded by the coding sequence ATGGGCAGTTTTTCCATTTGGCACTGGCTGATCGTACTGGTCATCGTCATGCTCGTATTCGGTACCAAGAAGCTGCGCAATGTCGGCCAGGATCTGGGCGGCGCCGTGAAGGGATTCAAGGACGGCATGAAAGAGGCGACCGCCTCTGACAAGCCTGCAGAAGAAGCCAAGCCGGCTCAGCAAGTTAGCGGCCAGACGATTGACGTCGAAGTAAAGGAAAAAACCAAGAGCTGA
- a CDS encoding histidine triad nucleotide-binding protein, with the protein MSDCIFCRIVRGEIPASTVYEDEEILAFNDINPLRPVHVLVIPKKHITSLSTAGVDDTLVLGRILAKANEIACSQGSADGFRVIINTGRVGQQEVPHLHAHIVGGTDPVGPMLKRI; encoded by the coding sequence GTGAGCGACTGTATTTTCTGCAGGATCGTTCGCGGAGAAATTCCGGCCAGCACAGTCTATGAAGATGAGGAAATCCTCGCTTTCAATGACATCAATCCCCTGCGTCCGGTGCATGTGCTGGTGATCCCGAAAAAGCACATTACTTCGCTGTCGACCGCAGGCGTAGACGATACCCTGGTGCTTGGCCGCATTCTGGCCAAGGCCAATGAAATTGCCTGCAGTCAAGGCAGTGCCGATGGCTTTCGTGTCATCATCAATACAGGTCGGGTGGGGCAGCAGGAAGTGCCGCATCTGCACGCACATATCGTGGGCGGTACGGACCCTGTGGGTCCGATGCTCAAACGTATCTAG
- a CDS encoding phosphoribosyl-ATP diphosphatase — protein MSTHDILHRLSETLASRRNADPEKSYTAKLFSEGPDSILKKIGEECAELIMAGKEGKRLKIVWESTDVIYHVLVLLAFYGLTIEDVSQEMRRREGISGIDEKAARGAK, from the coding sequence ATGAGCACGCATGACATCCTGCACCGGTTGTCCGAAACGCTGGCCTCGCGCCGCAATGCCGACCCGGAAAAATCCTACACCGCCAAGCTTTTCTCTGAAGGCCCGGATTCGATCCTGAAAAAAATCGGCGAGGAATGTGCCGAATTGATCATGGCCGGCAAGGAAGGCAAGCGCCTGAAAATCGTCTGGGAATCGACCGACGTCATTTATCACGTTCTGGTTCTGCTCGCCTTTTATGGCCTGACCATCGAAGACGTGTCGCAGGAAATGCGTCGTCGTGAAGGAATCTCCGGTATCGACGAAAAGGCTGCCCGGGGCGCGAAGTGA
- the hisI gene encoding phosphoribosyl-AMP cyclohydrolase codes for MSDLDNNLDWLAALKWDADGMIPAIAQDEHGRVVMFAYMNHDSLQETVKSGNAVYWSRSRKRLWRKGEESGHFQKVASIRTDCDGDVLLLEIEQVGGIACHTGRESCFFNELQGNRWVPVDPVLKDPKEIYAK; via the coding sequence GTGAGCGATCTCGACAACAATCTCGACTGGCTGGCTGCCCTCAAATGGGACGCCGACGGCATGATTCCGGCGATCGCTCAGGATGAACATGGGCGTGTCGTGATGTTTGCCTACATGAATCACGATTCGCTGCAGGAAACGGTCAAGTCCGGCAACGCGGTATACTGGTCGCGCTCCCGCAAACGCCTGTGGCGCAAAGGTGAGGAATCCGGGCACTTTCAGAAGGTCGCCTCGATTCGTACCGATTGTGACGGTGATGTATTGTTGCTGGAAATTGAACAGGTCGGTGGCATTGCTTGTCATACCGGCCGGGAAAGCTGCTTTTTCAATGAGTTGCAGGGGAATCGCTGGGTTCCCGTTGATCCGGTTTTGAAAGACCCTAAGGAAATTTACGCAAAATGA
- the hisF gene encoding imidazole glycerol phosphate synthase subunit HisF — protein sequence MMLAKRIIPCLDVTAGRVVKGTNFVGLRDAGDPIEIARRYNEQGADEVTFLDITASSDQRDIILHIVEACAEQVFIPLTVGGGVRKVEDVRRLLNAGADKVSMNTAAVNDPELVFNASSKVGSQCIVVAIDAKQTAPGQWNVFTHGGRNNTGLDVIEWAKKVAALGAGEILLTSMDRDGTKNGFDLALTRAVSDAVSIPVIASGGVGNLQHLADGVSEGRADAVLAASIFHFGEYTVRQAKEYMASRGIEVRL from the coding sequence CTGATGCTGGCTAAACGGATCATTCCCTGTCTTGACGTCACGGCTGGCCGCGTCGTCAAGGGAACCAATTTTGTCGGCCTGCGCGATGCCGGTGACCCGATCGAGATTGCCCGCCGCTACAACGAGCAGGGCGCCGACGAAGTCACTTTTCTCGACATCACCGCTTCGTCCGATCAGCGCGACATCATTCTGCACATCGTCGAAGCCTGTGCCGAACAGGTTTTCATTCCGCTGACCGTCGGCGGTGGCGTGCGCAAGGTTGAAGATGTCCGTCGCCTGCTCAATGCCGGAGCCGACAAGGTTTCGATGAATACTGCTGCGGTCAACGACCCGGAGCTGGTCTTTAATGCGTCGAGCAAGGTCGGTTCGCAGTGCATCGTCGTGGCGATTGATGCCAAGCAGACTGCGCCGGGCCAGTGGAATGTGTTTACCCATGGCGGTCGCAACAATACCGGTCTCGATGTCATCGAATGGGCCAAAAAGGTTGCGGCTCTGGGGGCGGGTGAAATCCTGCTGACCAGCATGGATCGTGACGGTACCAAAAACGGTTTCGACCTGGCTTTGACCCGTGCCGTCTCCGATGCAGTCAGTATTCCGGTGATCGCTTCCGGTGGCGTCGGCAATCTGCAGCATCTGGCCGATGGCGTTTCAGAGGGCCGGGCCGATGCCGTCCTCGCTGCCTCGATTTTCCACTTTGGCGAATACACAGTGCGCCAGGCCAAGGAATACATGGCTTCGCGCGGTATCGAAGTCCGGCTGTGA
- the hisA gene encoding 1-(5-phosphoribosyl)-5-[(5-phosphoribosylamino)methylideneamino]imidazole-4-carboxamide isomerase, which translates to MLIIPAIDLKDGQCVRLKQGLMEQATVFSDSPAEMARHWVAQGARRLHLVDLNGAFAGKPKNAAAIKAILAEVGTDIPVQLGGGIRDLDTIEACLDGGLTYVIIGTAAVKNPGFLHDACTAFPGHIIVGLDAKDGKVATDGWSKLTGHDVVDLAKKYEDYGVESIIYTDIGRDGMLTGLNIDATVRLAQALTIPVIASGGLTNLDDIRALCAVEGEGVVGTIAGRAVYDGSLDFKAAQSLADELGA; encoded by the coding sequence ATGCTGATTATTCCCGCCATTGATCTGAAGGACGGCCAATGTGTCCGTCTGAAACAGGGCCTGATGGAACAAGCCACTGTTTTTTCCGATAGTCCCGCCGAAATGGCACGTCACTGGGTTGCCCAGGGCGCCCGACGCCTGCATCTGGTCGACCTGAACGGTGCTTTTGCCGGCAAGCCGAAAAACGCGGCAGCCATCAAGGCGATCCTGGCCGAAGTCGGTACCGACATTCCCGTCCAGCTCGGCGGTGGCATTCGCGATCTCGACACCATCGAAGCTTGTCTGGATGGTGGCTTGACCTATGTCATCATCGGTACGGCAGCGGTCAAGAACCCCGGTTTCCTGCATGATGCCTGTACAGCCTTCCCCGGTCACATCATCGTTGGACTCGATGCCAAGGACGGCAAGGTGGCGACTGACGGCTGGTCCAAACTGACCGGGCATGATGTCGTCGATCTGGCCAAAAAATACGAAGATTACGGCGTCGAGTCGATCATCTACACCGATATCGGCCGTGACGGCATGCTGACCGGCCTCAATATCGATGCTACCGTGCGTCTGGCTCAGGCCCTGACCATTCCGGTCATCGCTTCCGGCGGCCTGACCAACCTCGACGACATCCGCGCGTTGTGCGCCGTTGAGGGCGAAGGTGTGGTTGGCACCATTGCCGGTCGTGCCGTGTATGACGGTTCGCTCGACTTCAAGGCCGCGCAAAGCCTGGCTGACGAGTTGGGCGCCTGA